The window GAGCGATCGGCGAGGTGCAGACGCAGGTCCTGCACCGCCACGTGCCACACCGACCTCATCGCACCACCTCCCGCAGGCGCCGTTGCATGAGCATCTGCCCCACGCCGGCGAACACCACGCCCACGCCGGCCAGCAGGGCCGTGCGCGGCAGCACGTCGGCCAGCCGGCCGTCGCGGACGATCAGGTCGAGGTAGCCCTCCACCGCCCAGTAGTTCAGCGTGAGTCGCGAGAGGTTGCGCACGCCTTCGGGCAGGAATTCGGCGGGGAACATGCTCCCGCCCAGCGCGCTCATGCCCATGACCACGATCCACGCCAGGATCCCCGCCTGCTTCTCGG is drawn from Candidatus Krumholzibacteriia bacterium and contains these coding sequences:
- a CDS encoding ABC transporter permease yields the protein EKQAGILAWIVVMGMSALGGSMFPAEFLPEGVRNLSRLTLNYWAVEGYLDLIVRDGRLADVLPRTALLAGVGVVFAGVGQMLMQRRLREVVR